atatatatatatatatatatataagatagactagcttttacccgcgactccgttcgcgcggaataaaaaatagaaaacggggtaaaaattatcctatgtccgtttcctggttctaagctacctgcccaccaattttcagtcaaattgattcagccgttcttgagttataaatagtgtaactaacacgactttcttttatatatatagataagatagatatagattaataaGATTCTTATATTGCATTCTATAATCTTCTTTTCTCTTCTTTCCAGGTAGTCCGCGGGGTTCATATAGAGCCAGCACATCTAGTTAAAAGAAGAAGTATCGACCAGCCACTTAgaattagtatattttatgatcATTCTGTATATAGGTAAGATATATAACTGTAGTAGACGCTAGCAATAAcaatatctgttgcacgaGTTGTCCGGCTCgcccagtgaaataccacgaccacacaagacaggcgtcaagtggaagtaattccaagtacagtctgatgatcTCTGTGTTCCgaagacctaattttagttcttattttctttgttctttttGATTGAGGTGAAAGCATAAGAATGGGATATATTTTGGCATGTATTGATTAACTAGCTgtcttaaaacttaaaaagtagacTGTATTCTtgcaaactatgttctacatgtctgagaaatttcatcaagatccgtgcagtcgtttcggagataccttcaaacattcatccatctatcaTCTTtccatcatcattatcattctcattatcattatctatccatcatctaaacattcgcatttataatattagtaacgtTCTTGgttgattttgttatttttttatattttcaggtTAGAACCGGAGAAATTCGACATGATTAATgtgagttttatttaattttttatatttataaaactaatatatacTTGGACAGatttaagaaattatgttGCCAGTAGAcagctactttttaatttcagtgtTTCCTATTGGGCCTTTGTGGctataaaaccaaaaaaaaccCAATGGCTCAATTTATCTGTAGGGAGATCAATCCAATGGGAAACAGTGTAATTTTACTCAAACTTTTAAGTTTCTCCGAAACAATATTTccttataattacatttacatgAATGAAATACATCgttgatttataattatttaattataatttataattatttaaacataatttataattatttaattataaattaacgatgtatttgattattaatcttttcttttatttgtgcatatcttttcttttatttaaatcttttcttttcttttatagaaCACAATATTACCAGAGGCGGTAAAGTTTTGGGAGCAAGCGTTGAAAGTACGAAAGACTGGTGGCCCGATAAAACTTAACAGGTGAGGTACAATCcgttcaaaataaaatgacactTTCATCATATGACATCATAGTTACATGCTACCGTATATGTGCTATAGCTCTTactataaaagatattgtGACATTTTTCGTTGATAGGTGCTtgtgagctgtcataatttagtttgatttattcCCACCGGGTCACATATCTTTGCCGGTgtatatcttatctatatctatatatataaaagaaagtcgtgttagttacactatttataactcaagaacggctgaatcgatttgactgaaaattggtgggcaggtagcttagaaccaggaataggacataggataatttttaccccgttttctttttttttttttttttattccgcgcggacggagtcgcgggtaaaagctagtcttatatatataaaagaaagtcgtgttagttacaccatttataactcaagaacggctgaatcaatttgactgaaaattgatgggcaggtagcttagaaccaggaataggacataggataatttttaccccgttttcttttcttttttttttattccgcgcggacggagtcgcgcgtaaaagctagtattgaatatatacatatattctGGCAGAACTAATCGcgacagcagcgcctctcaATGCCATGATAAATTTGTAACactataatacatttattaacaaacaaaacgcCTTGAATTGAAACTAATATATAGCGTTGTCTCACTCAGTCAAAATCCTCACAGAGATTATGTAAGCCAAAGTTGCATTTCTCTGGAAATGAATTTTACAAGCGTTATGTAGACTTCAAACAAACGCCATCTGTTGGCATAGTATGGGTATCTCGTATCCGATCAGTTGGTTACAGTTCGGGCAGTAGTGGTTCTTGTATTTGCAACAGTCCATGCAGTAGATTAAAATCACAATTGGAATTAGACTGTAAGAGAAAATGTATGATTAGTATGACTTATTAAGTCCTAGTACTTTTCTAGTAAGCCCATACAcacattttataagatttatacATACACAAGGGGTATGGGaatctaaaaatttaatttaaacaaggGACTAGCTTAAGAATATTCTTTCGTtgacaaaagaaaaactttaaaatcggTTTTTAAcaatgatgaaatttgattgCTGCTCGATTTCACGAGACGTTGTGCATAACACAAATTTAAGgctcttcgtacacaaggctaTATTACTCTCGCGATACCTACTCTCGAAACCTGGCGATTTTAAATGCTAACGTAATACAATGACAGAGATGCATACAGAGGAACGCGAAGCCGACATTTTCTTTCATTGTCAAAACAAGCTTGCTACCTATTTGACAAAGTCGTCGTGAGAAGTCactgcgattttcaagatggcggagtaAATCTACACAGACCGTAACAATGAAGGCCCTAAGTGTCAGAAGTTATCCACGCTGACATCTTGacttttatattacttatagTATTTGTGTAGGTAAAATCTTACCATAAAAATAAGAAGATCATAGCCAATACGTGTGTGAAAGCACCAACTTCTCTCACAACAAGAGAATGTACTCTTTGATTGCAATGTGGGCATTGCAATAGTTTTCTATCTGAACCTGGTCGTATGGTTGTAGTCGAATCTGTAACTGAAGTTAACtgatcttacttcttactaatattataaatgtaaatgtttggatttatggatgtttgttagaaggtatcgcTAGGACGGCTGCATTGGTCGTGATGAATcttggtatagatgtaaaatacagtctggaagaacacatatgctacctcatcaccgaggggctcggagtctatcttaacttaggggtgactaggccatagtcaaccacgctggccatgTGCTGGTTGgttgaattcacacatatttttgaattttttctcagatatgtgaaggttgcatcacgatgttaaCCTCGgattaatgtacatatataattctaaactcgaaaaacacattgatatatGGCGGGACTCGAACacaggacttgcagattgcaagtcaagtgcttaatccTTGAGCCACCGGTGCCAACTATAATCCCAAAAATGTGTACGGTTCCTGTGGGGTAGtttgatttatgtttttattcgaTAACTCTCCAACGATTAAACACAtttgatatagaacatagtctctaAGAACAAATGAGATTCCgcccttttttaattttgtcaaaaatccgaagcaaaaaaataatctatgtttaaaactgtaaaaactATCTGTTATCATTTACCTGTAGTGATAACTTCCGTTCTAGGTGGCGTTGGTTCGTTTACTCGATCGGTTTGGTTCACTCTGTCTATTTCAGTATACGCGGGAGGAGGTTCTGGGAACTCAGACACTGGTATTGGTCCTAAGGGAAACATATCATCTGGTGTCTGTCGACCGTAATATCCAGCTTCTTTAGACATTAGACCTGGTAGGTTAGGATTTGTTGATGTGCCAAATGTTGGTGATGTTGTGTAGCCTGGAAAATTGACAACGACagatatgtaaattattagatagtaattaataattggaCAATGGCAGTGATGGCGAACCTTTACATATCGTCGTGCCATTTTTCTATAGATTATAGAGGTTTCATCAGGTTCATTTCATGAGATCATAGATGTGTCATCGAATAATTTTGTGTTTGTGATTGTTGTGAACATTTTGTAGCGTAGGAATGACAGTAGAATGAAGTGTAGGAATCACACTTTTTTCCTCATAGCAAACTTTATGAGGAAAATAGTGTGAAGTAGGTTtccactttattttattttccgcgTTGCATATTGAATTTTGTGACCAGTAAAGTCCCAGCATATTGTGTCTCCTCTCGCCTTGGAGGCATCTCTGCTTTTTGTGTAGACCTCTCAACTATGTCTGTACTGTGAGAGTGCCTTAtgaaatacttaaaattgAGGTTGACTAATGTCCTTTGAAAGGCTTAAAATGTGTTTAGCAAACGATCAAAAATTTTTGACAAAGctatatattattatgaatataaatgtcaaatatcatAATCAAAGGCGTTAAACAATGtactatcaaataatttgaggATCAACTTAAAGTTTGACTTACCAGAGCTACTGCCAGGTGATGCAACATTTAAGGTGTTAGGTGGTACAGGTCTAGAGGTCTGTTCACCACTAGAAGGATATCTAGAAGGTTCTTCATCACTTTCATCACCCGTAACTCGCAGTTCAATCCTCCTATCTTTGAATGGATCGTAGAGTATCGTTTCCTGAAATATTGACTGTTTTTAGCTTATTTGTTCCCCACTGTGATGGTTCAAGGCGGAAGTCGAACTTGGACCTTGTAGGTCCGGTTCAGTTAGTTGCTTAACAGCTGCGCCACCGAGGCTCTCTTGAAATTTACCAAAATGTTACTTTACTATAAGACTAGCTTAGTGGTAGAACCCACAAGAACATTTTTTGATGGTTGCACGGATGGGCGGCTCGctcggtgcaataccacgacaaCACAGAAGACGGGCGTcaaatggaagcaattcccGGTTTCTTCTGGTGATGTGTGAGCCGTAGG
This genomic stretch from Papilio machaon chromosome 29, ilPapMach1.1, whole genome shotgun sequence harbors:
- the LOC106710419 gene encoding uncharacterized protein LOC106710419 isoform X2, with product MSTQNRPYQGYPYVNPVVIDVPSIDPTTAGRWTNLPRRPIGGVIERPGTSRDNGVNEIRAEEVVKDSSESDVNRTEENPVVYIDVPESGESSVIESSNRNEQREESFVQETILYDPFKDRRIELRVTGDESDEEPSRYPSSGEQTSRPVPPNTLNVASPGSSSGYTTSPTFGTSTNPNLPGLMSKEAGYYGRQTPDDMFPLGPIPVSEFPEPPPAYTEIDRVNQTDRVNEPTPPRTEVITTDSTTTIRPGSDRKLLQCPHCNQRVHSLVVREVGAFTHVLAMIFLFLCLIPIVILIYCMDCCKYKNHYCPNCNQLIGYEIPILCQQMAFV
- the LOC106710419 gene encoding uncharacterized protein LOC106710419 isoform X1, whose protein sequence is MSTQNRPYQGYPYVNPVVIDVPSIDPTTAGRWTNLPRRPIGGVIERPGTSRDNGVNEIRAEEVVKDSSESDVNRTEENPVVYIDVPESGESSVIESSNRNEQREESFVQETILYDPFKDRRIELRVTGDESDEEPSRYPSSGEQTSRPVPPNTLNVASPGSSSGYTTSPTFGTSTNPNLPGLMSKEAGYYGRQTPDDMFPLGPIPVSEFPEPPPAYTEIDRVNQTDRVNEPTPPRTEVITTVTDSTTTIRPGSDRKLLQCPHCNQRVHSLVVREVGAFTHVLAMIFLFLCLIPIVILIYCMDCCKYKNHYCPNCNQLIGYEIPILCQQMAFV